In Topomyia yanbarensis strain Yona2022 chromosome 2, ASM3024719v1, whole genome shotgun sequence, one DNA window encodes the following:
- the LOC131678762 gene encoding protein G12-like translates to MRQVLVVLLLISTLHSVAPTSVRDELIDLQNHVPMDLISRLFIEYLVQDAEFRRTIHYVRSREFSATWNDFLLTPKAQKLLSFLLDAELPVDEVLNLFADFVGAERPRKPLSKRFIKLRRGGVNSFIDAVIEAVTSSEVKPINEQKENTNPLYKEMTEKVNSMEYQQLLAETFEDPEVMAIQDELRVFDIEIPRLLDLMKAFFGWSAFF, encoded by the exons ATGAGGCAGGTTCTTGTTGTTTTGCTACTGATTTCAACGCTACATTCCGTTGCACCAACCAGTGTGCGGGATGAGCTGATCGATCTACAGAATCACGTCCCGATGGACCTCATTTCCCGGCTATTCATAGAGTATCTAGTTCAAGATGCAGAATTTCGGCGCACGATCCACTACGTTCGATCGCGCGAATTTTCCGCAACGTGGAACGATTTTCTGCTTACGCCTAAAGCCCAGAAATTGTTGTCGTTCCTGCTGGATGCCGAGCTGCCCGTAGATGAGGTTTTAAATCTGTTTGCTGATTTCGTTGGGGCGGAACGGCCAAGGAAGCCACTCAGCAAAAGAT TTATCAAGCTTAGGAGAGGTGGAGTGAATTCGTTCATCGATGCCGTTATCGAAGCGGTAACTTCAAGTGAAGTGAAACCAATCAATGAACAGAAAGAGAACACGAATCCGTTGTATAAAGAGATGACAGAAAAAGTGAATTCAATGGAGTATCAGCAACTGCTTGCAGAGACTTTT GAGGATCCAGAAGTTATGGCCATCCAGGATGAGCTGCGTGTTTTCGACATTGAGATACCCAGGCTTTTGGATTTGATGAAGGCTTTCTTTGGGTGGTCAGCATTTTTCTGA